One Cyclopterus lumpus isolate fCycLum1 chromosome 7, fCycLum1.pri, whole genome shotgun sequence DNA window includes the following coding sequences:
- the LOC117733072 gene encoding uncharacterized protein LOC117733072 yields the protein MSDVIEEAEDRALRREAQALVRKAREQQRAENTGPAATSSTPSGGSGPSCRRPVSLGATSATSSGLSIPHPAPSPLVPPTVPGCLLRDTPPSPVSWSAHTYFAFGFTHKSECSMYFSIVIIKYDYYFRAFNIGIGTWPPKTFLSLSLVPNCRELIIQLLVCGPTTSTGHTPEDMETVWECGRCREADPPESSEGGCRGSSVTEGRGAG from the exons ATGTCTGATGTGATTGAGGAAGCGGAGGACCGAGCTTTGAGGAGGGAGGCTCAAGCTCTGGTCAGAAAGGCCAGAGAGCAGCAGCGGGCCGAAAACACCGGCCCGGCAGCCACTTCCTCTACCCCGTCTGGCGGCTCCGGCCCCAGCTGCAGAAGACCAGTGTCCCTCGGGGCTACCTCGGCCACCAGCTCCGGACTTTCCATCCCTCATCCCGCTCCGTCCCCTCTTGTGCCTCCCACGGTCCCCGGCTGCCTGCTGAGGGACACGCCACCTTCCCCCGTCTCCTGGTCAGCGCACACTTATTTCGCATTTGGATTCACACATAAATCTGAATGCAGTATGTATTTTagtattgttataataaaatatgattattattttagagcCTTCAACATCGGCATCGGGACGTGGCCTCCAAagaccttcctctccctctcact CGTCCCAAACTGCAGAGAGCTCatcatccagctcctcgtctGTGGACCCACGACATCCACCG GTCACACTCCtgaagacatggagacagtTTGGGAGTGTGGCCGGTGCAGGGAAGCCGACCCCCCTGAGAGCTCCGAGGGAGGGTGTCGTGGGTCCAGTGTGACAGAGggacgaggagctggatga